DNA from Brevibacterium sp. 'Marine':
CGGCCACGTCCACCTCGGCGTCGATGGCCCAGTCCCTGTTGTCGTCGGGGTCGGCGAGGATCTGTCGGACGCTCCATGTGTCTGAACCGGGGCTGATGTCGATATATTCCCGGCCACGGGCCTTCTGGTCGACGATGAGCTCCCCGTATTCGTCGTAGAAGTCCTCGATCGCGTCCTCCCAGGCCCGTGAGTCGAACCCGGATTCGGCGTCGAGACGGCCGAGCTCCGTGTAGTTCGCACGTTCGGCCAGCAGGACTCGGTGGAACAGAGCATTGCGGATCTCTGCGGTGAAGACCTTCGTGTTCTCGGAGAAGCGGCGGTCGAGGGCCGGCAGATCGTCGGCAGCTTGAGTGGGGTCGAGACCCTGCAGGGTGCGCCATTCGTCGAGCAGCGACGAATCCGTCCGCGCGATGGTCTCACCACACCATTCGATGATGGTCTCGAGTTCCTCGGTCCGGTTCTCCGCGGGAACGTTGTGGAGCAGCGCGCGGTAGACGTCGGTGAGGTAGCGCAGCAGGCTGCCCTCGGCCCGGGCGAGACTGTAGTAGCCGACGAACTGAGTGAAGCCCATGGCCTGCTCGATCATGTCGCGGACGACGGATTTGGGTTCGAAGCCGCCCCGGTGGAGCCAGGGATGAGTCTCGACGAAATGGTCGAAGGCCGGGTCGAGCAACTCGGCCAGGGGTGCGGGGCTTTCGATCTCGTCGAGGATCGCCATGCGTTCGGCGTATTCGACGCCTTCGGCTTTGAGCTCGGCGAGGGTCTCCCCCTTGATCCGGTCGAGTTGGCCCTTCAGTATCTGGAACGGCACCGAGGTGGTCGCCTCGACGATTGACACCACGTCGAGGGCGTAGGTGTCGTCGTCCTCGTCGAGAAGGTCGAGTGCGGCGAGAACGAAGGGCGCCAGGGGCTGGTTGAGCGCGAACTGCGGTCCGAGGTCCTGGGTGGCGACGAGCTCGCTGCCGCGGACCTCGATGAGACCGGCGTCGATGAGGGAGCGTCCGATGCTGATCGCGGTGAGTTTGAGGTCGAGTCGGCGGTCCCTGCTCTCATGCGTCTTGTCGATGAAGTCACTGATTGTCGAGACATCGGAGCCGGGGCGGGCGACGAGGTTGAGGATCGTCGAATGGTCGATATTCATCCGCGGCCGCAGGGTCTCGGATTCGCCCTCGATGAGTTTCGTGAAGGTCTCTTCGGACCAGCCGACGAAGCCGACGGGGGCGGCCTTCTTCTTGACCTTCTTCTTTTTCTTCTTCTCATCGTTCGCGGCCTTCGCTTCGGCCTTGAGGTTGTCGATGACGTGTTCGGGGGCTTGGGCGATGACGTAGCCGCGGGTGTCGAATCCGGCGCGACCGGCACGCCCGGCGAGCTGTTGGAACTCGCGGACGCTGAGCCTGCGCATCTTCCGCCCGTCGAACTTCGTCAGTCCGGTCAGCAGCACGGAGCGGATGGGCACGTTGATACCCACACCGAGGGTGTCGGTGCCGGAGATGACGAGCAGCAGACCCTTCAGCGCGAGCTGTTCGATGAGTCGGCGGTACTTCGGCAGCATCCCCGCGTGGTGGACGCCGACGCCGTGCAGCAGCAGTTTGCGCAGGCTGGTCCCGAATCCCTTGCCGAAGGAGAAGCCCTTGATGGCGGCGGCGATCGCGGCCTTCTGCTCCTTGGAGGCAAGATCGACCGAGAGCAGATTGGTGGCGAGGTCGATGGCACCGTTCTGAGAGTAGGAGACGACGTAGACCGGGGCCTTGTCGTTGCGGACGAGTCCGCGCAGAGTGTCCGAGAGCGTCTCTGTCGAATATTCGTACTCGAGTGGGACGGGTCTGGTCGCCGAGGTGACCACGGAGGAGTCCCGTCCGGTCGTCTCGGTCATGGTTCGCCGGATGTCGGCGGTGTCGCCCAGGGTGGCGGACATGAGGACGAACTGGGTCTGCGGCATCTCGAGGAGGGGCACCTGCCAGGCCCAGCCCCGGGAAGGATCGGCGACATAGTGGAATTCGTCCATGACGACCATCCCGGCATCGAGCAGTCCGCCTTCGCGCAGCGCCTGATTGGCCAGGATCTCCGCCGTGGCACAGATGACGGGAGCATCCGGGTTGACGGTGGAGTCGCCGGTGATCATGCCGACATTCTCGGCTCCGAAGGCGTCGATGAGCGAGAAGAACTTCTCGCTCACCAAGGCCTTGAGCGGAGCCGTGTAGTACGACCGGATCCCGCGAGTGAAGGACTGATAGAGGGCGAAGAGGGCGACGAGCGACTTCCCCGAACCGGTCGGGGTCGCCATGATCGTATTGTCGCCGGCGAGGATCGTGAGGAACGCCTCGTCCTGAGCCGGGTACGGCTCGACTCCGATCTCTGCGCAGTATTCGCCGAAGGACTCATAGATCGTGTCGTCGTCCGCGAATTCCGCTGGGATCTCCTGCAATCTGGCCACGCTGATGCACAGACCTTTCCGATTAGACTGGTTCCATCCTATTGCTCGACACCGAGGAGTCACATATGCCGGTCTTCGCCGTCACCTATCACTATGGTCCCGATACGGATACGCGGATGGAGCACCGCCCTGCGCACCGCCGCTGGCAGGCGGAGATGAATGAGGCCGGGACGATCCTGGCATCCGGCCCCCTGGACAACGATCCCCAGCCGGGAGGACTGCTGATCCTCAGCGCCGCCGACCGCAGAGAGGTCGAGGGCCACCTCGCTGCCGATCCCTATGCGTCACTCGGTGTCATCGAATCGACGGACATCCGCGAATGGACGCCCGTGTTCGGTCCCTTCGCCCAGGGCTGAGAGCCGCACCGCCCGTCCGGGTCTGCCCCGACAGAGCAGAGAAGAGCGGGGTCCGTCTCGAGAGATCGAGACGGACCCCGCTCGTTCTGTGCCGACACCGAGTCCGCGCCCGCATGACCGGGTCCGGTCGGCTCAGGCCCCTTCGGACTCCTCGGAGCTCATGTCTCGGAATGAGATGCCGTCCTTCTTCATCTTCATCAGTGAGGCCAGGGTGGCCACCACCATGGCGAAGACGATGAAGGTCAGCGACAGCCAGGTCGGCACCTCGGGGATCGAATGACCCCAGGAGAGGAACTCCCAATCGCTCGAATGCAGCGCGTGGATGATGAGTTTGACGCCGATGAAGCCGAGGATCGCAGCGATTCCGTAGTGGAGGTACACGAGCTTGTCGACAAGCCCTCCGAGCAGGAAGTACAGCTGACGCAGTCCCATGAGGGCGAACACGTTCGCGGTGAACACGAGGAACGCGTTCTGGGTGACGCCGAAGATCGCGGGGATCGAGTCGAGCGCGAACATCACATCGGTCGAGCCGATGGCGATGAACACGATGAACATCGGGGTCCAGTACTTCTTGTTGTCGTCGAGGGTCACACGCAGCTTGTTGCCGTGATATTCGTCGACGACGTTGATCCGCTTCCGCAGGAACCGGATGAGGCCGTTCTCGCCGTCTCCTTCGTCTTCGGAGCTGAAGGCCTGTCGGTAGGCGACGATGAGGAGGAAGATGCCGAAGATGAAGAAGACTTCGACGAAGGCGCTGATGATCGCCGCACCCGCGAGAATGAAGATGCCGCGGAAGACGATGGCGATGATGATGCCGACCATGAGCACTTCCTGCTGGTACTTCCGCGGTACCGAGAAGCTGCCCATGATGATGATGAAGACGAACAGGTTGTCGATGCTCAACGAGTACTCGAGCAGCCAACCGGTGAGGAATTCGCTGCCGTGCTGGGCATCGCCGATGGCGAACAGCGCACCGGCGAAGACAAGAGCCAGGGCGACGTAGAAGGCGACCCAGATGCTCGCTTCGCGCATCGACGGGGTGTGTGGTCGTTTGACGACGAGGAGGAGGTCGAAGACGAGGATCGCAACGACGATGATTCCCGAGGTGATCATGAACCAGACGGGAATCGGAGATTCGCTCGCTGCAGCGGCGTTGCCGCCGGCGGCCAGCGTGGAGGACAGGATATCCATGGATGCCTTTCGTGGTGAATAGGATGTATCCAGGTCGAAAGTCTCTCCCACGCGGTGAATCTGCGTGCGCTCCGCGTCCGGACCCCGGTGTGGGGTCGTGGTGACGACCGCGGATGGACGGGATACTCCCTTTCGCCAGCACACCAGTATAAACACGCGAGCATCGCTCACGCGTCACCGGCACGGCTCAGGCGTGCCCGGCCTCCTTCATCTGACGCAGCTCCTGCTTGAGGTCGGAGAGCTCATCGCGCAGACGTGCGGCGAGCTCGAACTGCAGTTCCGCGGCAGCCGAATGCATCTGCGAGGTCAGCGATTCGATGAGCTCGGTGAGGTCGGCTGCCGGCGGACGGAGCGAACCGGGTTTGCCCGCGGCTTCCCTCTGTTCGTCGGTCAGGGTCGAGTTGTAGCCGCGCTTTCCCTTGCCGTAGTCGAACTCGGTGAGCAGCTCGCGAGTGTCCTCGTCCTCACGCTGCAGACGCTCGGTGATGTCCGCGATCCGCTTGACCAGCGGGGCGGGATCGATGCCGTGCTCTTCGTTGTAGGCGGTCTGTATCGCGCGCCTGCGGTCGGTCTCATCGATGGCCGTGCGCATCGAATCCGTGATCGTATCGGCGTACATGTGCACCTGGCCGTTGAGGTTGCGAGCGGCACGACCGATCGTCTGGATGAGCGATGTCGACGACCGGAGGAAGCCTTCCTTGTCGGCGTCGAGGATCGCCACGAGGGAGACCTCGGGCAGGTCGAGACCCTCCCGCAGCAGGTTGATGCCGACCAGCACATCGAACTCACCGGCGCGCAGCTCTGTGAGCAGTTCCACACGCCGCAGAGTGTCGACGTCGGAGTGGAGGTACTGGACCCGGATATCGTGTTCGAGCAGATAGTCGGTGAGATCTTCGGCCATCTTCTTCGTCAGCGTGGTCACGAGCACACGCTCGTTCGCATCGACGCGTGTCCTGATCTCGTCGAGCAGGTCGTCGATCTGCCCCTTCGTCGGTTTGACTTTGATCTCCGGGTCGACGAGGCCGGTGGGGCGGATGATCTGCTGGACGTAGCCGTCGGAGTTCCCGAGTTCGAAGTTGCCGGGGGTCGCGGACAGGTACACGCTCTGTCCCACCCGCTCCCGGAACTCGTCGAACTTCAGCGGCCGGTTGTCCATGGCGCTGGGCAGGCGGAATCCGTGTTCGACGAGCGTGCGCTTGCGCGACATATCGCCTTCGTACATGCCGCCGATCTGCGGGACGGTGACGTGGGATTCGTCGATGACGAGGAGGAAATCCTCGGGGAAGTAGTCGAGCAGACAGTTCGGTGCCGAGCCGGGTGCGCGACCGTCGATATGCCGGGAGTAGTTCTCGATGCCGGAGGTGAAGCCCATCGATTCCATCATCTCGAGGTCATAGGTCGTGCGCATCTTCAGCCGCTGTGCTTCGAGCAGCTTGTTCTGAGATTCGAAATCGCTCAGCTGCTTCTGCAGCTCGTCCTCGATCCCGCTGATGGCCTTCGCCATCCGGTTCTCACCGGCGACATAGTGGCTGGCCGGGAACACGTGGATGGTCTCCTCGTCGCGGACGATCTCACCCGTCAGGGGGTGGAGAGTCTGCAGCGATTCGATCTCGTCGCCGAAGAACTCGATGCGCAGCGCGAGTTCCTCGTACTGCGGGATGATCTCCACGGTGTCTCCGCGCACACGGAAGGTGCCGCGGGTGAAGGCCATGTCATTGCGGGCGTACTGCATGGACACGAAGCGTTTGAGCAGCTCGTCCCGATCGCATTCGTCCCCCTTGTGCAAGGTGACCATCCGGTCGACGTACTCCTCGGGTGTGCCGAGACCGTAGATGCACGACACCGTCGAGACCACGACGACATCACGCCTTGTCAGCAGCGAATTCGTGGCCGAGTGCCGGAGCCGTTCGACCTCGTCGTTGATCGAGGAGTCCTTCTCGATGAACGTGTCCGTCTGCGGCACATAGGCTTCCGGCTGGTAGTAGTCGTAGTAGGAGACGAAGTACTCGACCGCGTTGTTGGGCAGCAGCTGTCGGAATTCGTTGGCCAGCTGCGCGGCCAGGGTCTTGTTCGGCGCCATGATCAGCGTCGGTCTCTGCACCTGCTCGATGAGCCATGCCGTCGTCGCCGACTTGCCCGTGCCGGTGGCACCGAGGAGGACGATGTCCCGCTCCCCCGCGTCGAGCCGGTCGGAGATCTCATTGATCGCCGTCGGCTGGTCACCCGAGGGCGAGTATTCGGAGACGACCTCGAAGGGCGCCACCTCGCGGGTGACGTCGGGGCGGTGGCCGATCGCTGGCAGGGGGCGTTCTGAGCTCATGGTCCAACCCTAGCCCCCGCCCCTGACATTGGGCAGGCCGGCACCGGTTCGACACCGCCCGCGACGTGTCGGCCGACGAGTCTCACCGAGTCAGTCGAAGCTGTCGGGGACGAGCCTGCGACGCATCTGCAGGAAGTACGGTTCCTTCGACTCCGCATATGTCCGGATCATCTGTGCGTTCGTGCCACCGTCCGCCTTCGCCTCGGCGACGAGTTCGCGCTTGACCCGCAGGTAGCGGTCTCTCTCCCCCGCGTCCTGGATGAGCAGGTCCCGGAACGCGCGGGCGAAGCGGGCACCGACGGAGTCCGCGGTGCGCACATGCAGATTGACGGCCCGGCCAGGGTCGGTGTTCGCGTGGAACCATTTCCCCTCGGTCGAACTCTCGCCGAGGTGGTCGCTCATCTCCTCTCCCGGATAGCCGAGGTCGGCCAGACGGGGCGCCAGTTCTCGGGCGGCGGTGAGATCGGGGACGATGAGCTGCAGATCGATGACGTCCTTGGCGGGCAGTCCCGGCACCGAGGTGGAGCCGATGTGCTCGATGGCGAAATCGTCGCCTGTGCCGTGTCGCAGCTTTGCGAGCACTCGCTGCGCGTCACCGGTCCGGTCCGTGTGCTCCGGATCGACGAGTTCGAGGGCTGTTCTCGGGGCTCGGAGACCCGCGCCGAGATTGGCGGCGAAGGGTCGGATCCGTTCGTCGATGAGTCGGCCGACCGCGGCCTTCGTCGCCTCGAGACGACCGGAGTTGTCGATGACGACATCACAGGCGGCACGGCGCGTCTCGTCGTCGGCTTGGCGGGAGATCCGTGCGGCGGCGTCATCGCGGTCCATTCCACGGGAATCCATCAGCCTGCCCAGCCGCACCTCGGCGGGCACGTCGACGAGCAGATTGAGGTGGTAGGCAGGGGTCATGGCGTTCTCCACGAGCAGCGGGACGTCGTGGACGACGATCTCGGCATCGGCATGCCGGGCGAAGTGTTCGGCGGTGCGGTCGCGGATCGCCGGATGCATGAGTGCGTTGAGCTGTGCCGTGTGCTCGGCATCGACGAAGGCAGCCGATGCCAGTGCCGGTCGGTTGAGCGAGCCATCGGCGTCCAGCACCTCAGGGCCGAAGGCCGCCGCCAGGTCAGCGAGCAGTGGCTGTCCGGGTTCGACGACCTCGCGGGCGATCGCATCGGCGTCGACGAGCGCTGCCCCGCCCTCGACGAGCATGTCGGACACCGTTGACTTTCCGGCGCCGATTCCGCCGGTGAGACCGATTCTCAGCATGGCCTCATCCTACTGATCCAGGCGGTAGACCCGCACTCCGTCATCGGCGAAGATCGGATCGCCGACAGCAGCATCGAGGAATTCCGCATACTCTCCGTCACCGCCCGGCAGGAGCGGGGCGTCCGGGGCGAGGACGATGAAGTCGACCCCGGCCTTCCGCAGTTCGGCGATCGCCGAGGCGACTTCCCGGCTGTCCGCGTTCGGCATGGGCTCACCGTCGAAGACGGAGGCGTGGAGCACTTCGTCGAGGGCATCCTCGGGGGCGGAGTAGATCACCGGCGAATTCGGGCTCGAACCGATGAAGTAGCCACCGGTCTCCCGGTAGCGGAATCCGCTGACCGACTGCCACACCATGGCTTCGTCGGCGTGGGGCTCAGCCCACGCCAGGGGGCGGGGGAAGGTCTTGACCACGGATCCGGCGGGGACCACCTCGGCGATCGATTCCTCGTAGAAAGCCGGAACGGTCACCTCGTGGGCGGTCTGCGGAGCGGGGAGGACGACGACGGCAGCGAAGACGAGCAGGATGAGGAGGGCGCGGGCGCGACGCAGTCTGTGGTGGTTCAGCGCCCATTGGAGGCCGATGCCGAGCACGGCGAACAGGGCGATCGTCGAGTGGAGGACGAGACGCATGGGCAGGATGTTGTTGAGCACGGGGACGGCTTCGACGAGTGCGAACGGACCGGTCTCGACAAGCACCCGGCCGGCCAGAAGGATCGGGGAACCCAACGCCAGCAGGAAGACGAGGAAACCGGTTGCAGCCGCGATGCGCACCGGGACCGCATACACGGAGCGGCGGCCGAGGCCGCAGACGATGAGCACGGCCGCCACCAGCGCGGGTGCGCCGACGTAGGCGCCGAGTTCGGCCGGGTCGATCTCCATGATCCGGGGCAGCGGGGAGACCCCGGAGCTCAGCCAGGCCGGGGCCGCAGGCAGGATCGGATCGAGCAGGTCGGTGTTCCACACTCCGTGCGGGCGGATGGCGCCGTGTGGGGCGTTCGGGCCGGACATGGTCACCAGCAGCGGGATCGCACACAGCACGGCGATGATCCCGGCGACAGCGGACCCGAGTCCGAGAGCCAGCCACGATCGGCCGCGGTGGAGACCCCGCCCGAACACAGCGAGGCTTGCCAGGAAGCAAAGCGCGGCGAGGAATGTTCCGGCCAGCACTTCGGTGGAGACGTAGAACTGGAAGCCGAGGAGGAGCCCGAAGCCTCCGCCGAGCATCCAGAGGCGGCGGTCGCGGAGAAGGGAACGGCCACGCGCGGCGGTGGTCCGCCCGAGGTCGAGGAGGGCGAGGAGCGCCGAGGCGGTCAGCGGCGGGGTGACGATATAGGCGAGGTTCGGGTGTCCGCCGAGCTGGGCGATGACATAGCTGGAGAAGCCGACA
Protein-coding regions in this window:
- a CDS encoding DUF3516 domain-containing protein, which gives rise to MARLQEIPAEFADDDTIYESFGEYCAEIGVEPYPAQDEAFLTILAGDNTIMATPTGSGKSLVALFALYQSFTRGIRSYYTAPLKALVSEKFFSLIDAFGAENVGMITGDSTVNPDAPVICATAEILANQALREGGLLDAGMVVMDEFHYVADPSRGWAWQVPLLEMPQTQFVLMSATLGDTADIRRTMTETTGRDSSVVTSATRPVPLEYEYSTETLSDTLRGLVRNDKAPVYVVSYSQNGAIDLATNLLSVDLASKEQKAAIAAAIKGFSFGKGFGTSLRKLLLHGVGVHHAGMLPKYRRLIEQLALKGLLLVISGTDTLGVGINVPIRSVLLTGLTKFDGRKMRRLSVREFQQLAGRAGRAGFDTRGYVIAQAPEHVIDNLKAEAKAANDEKKKKKKVKKKAAPVGFVGWSEETFTKLIEGESETLRPRMNIDHSTILNLVARPGSDVSTISDFIDKTHESRDRRLDLKLTAISIGRSLIDAGLIEVRGSELVATQDLGPQFALNQPLAPFVLAALDLLDEDDDTYALDVVSIVEATTSVPFQILKGQLDRIKGETLAELKAEGVEYAERMAILDEIESPAPLAELLDPAFDHFVETHPWLHRGGFEPKSVVRDMIEQAMGFTQFVGYYSLARAEGSLLRYLTDVYRALLHNVPAENRTEELETIIEWCGETIARTDSSLLDEWRTLQGLDPTQAADDLPALDRRFSENTKVFTAEIRNALFHRVLLAERANYTELGRLDAESGFDSRAWEDAIEDFYDEYGELIVDQKARGREYIDISPGSDTWSVRQILADPDDNRDWAIDAEVDVAASDESGDIVLRILSVGEIGG
- a CDS encoding YciI family protein; this translates as MPVFAVTYHYGPDTDTRMEHRPAHRRWQAEMNEAGTILASGPLDNDPQPGGLLILSAADRREVEGHLAADPYASLGVIESTDIREWTPVFGPFAQG
- a CDS encoding TerC family protein, which codes for MDILSSTLAAGGNAAAASESPIPVWFMITSGIIVVAILVFDLLLVVKRPHTPSMREASIWVAFYVALALVFAGALFAIGDAQHGSEFLTGWLLEYSLSIDNLFVFIIIMGSFSVPRKYQQEVLMVGIIIAIVFRGIFILAGAAIISAFVEVFFIFGIFLLIVAYRQAFSSEDEGDGENGLIRFLRKRINVVDEYHGNKLRVTLDDNKKYWTPMFIVFIAIGSTDVMFALDSIPAIFGVTQNAFLVFTANVFALMGLRQLYFLLGGLVDKLVYLHYGIAAILGFIGVKLIIHALHSSDWEFLSWGHSIPEVPTWLSLTFIVFAMVVATLASLMKMKKDGISFRDMSSEESEGA
- the uvrB gene encoding excinuclease ABC subunit UvrB; protein product: MSSERPLPAIGHRPDVTREVAPFEVVSEYSPSGDQPTAINEISDRLDAGERDIVLLGATGTGKSATTAWLIEQVQRPTLIMAPNKTLAAQLANEFRQLLPNNAVEYFVSYYDYYQPEAYVPQTDTFIEKDSSINDEVERLRHSATNSLLTRRDVVVVSTVSCIYGLGTPEEYVDRMVTLHKGDECDRDELLKRFVSMQYARNDMAFTRGTFRVRGDTVEIIPQYEELALRIEFFGDEIESLQTLHPLTGEIVRDEETIHVFPASHYVAGENRMAKAISGIEDELQKQLSDFESQNKLLEAQRLKMRTTYDLEMMESMGFTSGIENYSRHIDGRAPGSAPNCLLDYFPEDFLLVIDESHVTVPQIGGMYEGDMSRKRTLVEHGFRLPSAMDNRPLKFDEFRERVGQSVYLSATPGNFELGNSDGYVQQIIRPTGLVDPEIKVKPTKGQIDDLLDEIRTRVDANERVLVTTLTKKMAEDLTDYLLEHDIRVQYLHSDVDTLRRVELLTELRAGEFDVLVGINLLREGLDLPEVSLVAILDADKEGFLRSSTSLIQTIGRAARNLNGQVHMYADTITDSMRTAIDETDRRRAIQTAYNEEHGIDPAPLVKRIADITERLQREDEDTRELLTEFDYGKGKRGYNSTLTDEQREAAGKPGSLRPPAADLTELIESLTSQMHSAAAELQFELAARLRDELSDLKQELRQMKEAGHA
- the coaE gene encoding dephospho-CoA kinase produces the protein MLRIGLTGGIGAGKSTVSDMLVEGGAALVDADAIAREVVEPGQPLLADLAAAFGPEVLDADGSLNRPALASAAFVDAEHTAQLNALMHPAIRDRTAEHFARHADAEIVVHDVPLLVENAMTPAYHLNLLVDVPAEVRLGRLMDSRGMDRDDAAARISRQADDETRRAACDVVIDNSGRLEATKAAVGRLIDERIRPFAANLGAGLRAPRTALELVDPEHTDRTGDAQRVLAKLRHGTGDDFAIEHIGSTSVPGLPAKDVIDLQLIVPDLTAARELAPRLADLGYPGEEMSDHLGESSTEGKWFHANTDPGRAVNLHVRTADSVGARFARAFRDLLIQDAGERDRYLRVKRELVAEAKADGGTNAQMIRTYAESKEPYFLQMRRRLVPDSFD